Part of the Microbacterium immunditiarum genome is shown below.
GTGGTGGGCCTCGTACCAACCCGTGAGCTACGAGCTCGAGACGCGCCTGGGCACGCGCGACGAGTTCGCCGACATGGTCGCGCGGTGCGACGCAGCCGGCGTCGACGTGATCGCGGATGCCGTCATCAACCACATGACGGGCCAGGACGCGCCCGGCGCGGGATGGGCGGGCACGCCGTACGAGCACTACGAGTACCCCGGCCTGTACACCGCCGGCGACTTCCATCGCTGCGGCCTCACGTCGAACGACGACATTCAGGATTACGACTCCCGCGAGCAGGTGCAGACGTGCGAGCTCGTGAACCTCGCCGACCTCGACACGTCGAGTGAGACGGTCCGCGGCACGATCGTCGCCTACCTCGAAGACCTGCTGTCGCTCGGTGTCGCGGGGTTCCGCATCGACGCCGCGAAGCACATGACCGCCGAGGACGTCGAGGCGATCGTCGGAGCGCTCCCCGAGGACACGCGCATCGTGAGCGAGGTCATCCGCGGCGGCGGGGAGCCGATCGTGCCGGAGGAGTACGCGGAGTTCGGCGAGGTCTTCGAGTTCACGTACGCGCGCGATCTCGCGCCGCCGCTCGAGAGCGGCGTCTTCAGCGATCCCGAGCTCGAGGGCGACCGGCCTCTGCACGTGCCCGCCGGCGGCGCGATCGTGTTCGTCGACAACCACGACACCGAGCGCGGCGAAGCCGACGTGACCTATCGCGACGGCCCGCTCTACGTCATCGCGAACGCGCTCATGCTCGCCGACGACTACGGCACGCCGGTCGTGTACTCCGGGTACGCGTACAGCGACCGCGACGCGGGGGCGCCGACCGACGCCGACGGCCGTGTGCTCGGCGCGAGCTGCGCCGGCGTGTCCGGTCCCGTCGAGGATTACGACGACGGGGACCGTACGTGCGTCCACGCGTGGACCGCGATCGTCGGCATGCTCGAGTTCCGCGCGTTCGCCGGCGACGCTCCAAGGCTCGCAGGCGTCGACGAGGGCGACGCGTACGGCTTCGAGCGCGAGGGCCGCGGTGTCGTGGCGGTCAATGTCGGAGCGGAGCCCGCGACGGTCACGATCCCCACGTCCTTGCCTGCAGGGGAGTACCGCGACGTCATAACGGGCGCGACCCGCACCGTCGCCGACGGGAGAGTCGTGTTCGACCTCGAGCCGCTCGGGGTGGCCGCCATCCACATCGGCGCCCCGACGGCCGGAATATAATCGACCCGCACAACTGAACAACAACACAACTGAACAACAATCTGAGGGCTCTGTCACGGCGCGACCGTGCAACCACGTCGCTTCCATCGGCGGCGCTGCCGCCTTGTCTCGAAAGGCTCGCCCGTGACCACCCTCATGCCGCACCACGACGGTTCGCCCCTGTACGTCTCGAACCTGGCACCCGACCTCGGCGAGACCGTGACCGTGCGCCTCCGTGTGCCCGCCGGCTACGGCCCGCTCTCGGCCGTCCGCACGCGCTCGAACCCCGACCATGAACCGGAATGGACGGATGCCGCGCCGCTCGGCTCGGCCGACGGGTGGGAGTGGTGGGAGGCATCCGTCACCGTCCGCAACCGCCGCCACGGCTACCGCTGGCTGCTCGTGCACGAGGACGGCACGGTGGAGTGGCTCAACCAGACCGGCCTGCACACGATCGAGACGCTCGACGCCGAGGACTTCGCCCTCGTCGCGCACCCCGCACCGCCCGCGTGGCTGTTCGACAGCGTGATGTACCAGATCTTCCCCGACCGCTTCGCCCGCTCGGCGCAGGCCGACCAGCGCCCGATGCCCGACTGGGCGATCCTCGCGAAGTGGGACGACCCCGTCGACCCGGTCCTGCCGGGCCGATCCCACCAGTTCTACGGCGGGGACCTCGACGGCATCGTCGAGCGCCTCGACCACCTCGTCGAGCTCGGCGTGAATCTGCTGTACCTCACGCCGGTGTTCCCGGCGGCGTCGAACCACCGCTACGACGCATCGAGCTTCGATCGCGTCGACCCGCTGCTCGGGGGTGATGAGGCTCTCGTGCGTCTCGTCGAGGCGGCGCATGCGCGCGGCATCCGTGTCATCGGAGACCTCACGAGCAACCACTCCGGCGACCGCCACGAGTGGTTCCAGGCGGCCCTCGGGCACCCGGGGGCGCCCGAGGGGGACTTCTACTACTTCACGAACGACGACAACACCGAGTACGAGTCGTGGCTCGGCACCCCGACGCTGCCGAAGTTCAACTGGGCGTCGGAGGAGCTGCGACGCCGATTCATCGCGGGCCCCGACTCGGTCGTCGCGAAATGGCTCAAGCCGCCGTTCCACTCCGACGGCTGGCGCATCGACGTCGCGAACATGACGGGCCGCCTCGGCGACATCGACCTCAACGCGGAGGTGCGGCAGCTGCTGCGCCGGACGATGGAGGAGATCAACCCCGACACGATCCTCCTCGCCGAGTCGACGAACGACGCCGCGACCGACCTGCAGGGCGACGGCTGGCACGGGGCGATGACGTATCCGTCGTTCACGCGGCCGCTGTGGGGATGGCTGTGCGAACCGACGGGCGAGCCGTACCTCACGGCCGAGGGCGAGCTGCGCTCGGACCCATGGTTCTTCGGGCAGCCGATCGGCGGCATGCCCCGCTACACCGCGAAGCAGTTCGCCGACGCGGTCGTGCGGTTCACGGGGTCGATCCCGTGGCGCGTGCGCCTCGGCAACATGCAAGCGCTCGACACGCACGACACCGGCCGCTTCGCGACTCACGCCGCTGCAGGCACAGTCCCGGTCGCGGTCGGGCTCTCGATGACGCTGCCCGGCGTGCCGGTGCTGTTCGCCGGCGACGAGTACGGCCTCGAGGGCGTAGACGGCGAGATGAGCCGCACCCCGATGCCGTGGGGCACGGAAGAAGAACCGGATGCCGCGGCCCGCCTCGCCCTGTATCGCGACCTCATCCGCCTGCGGCGCGAGCACCCGGTGCTCGGCACGGGCGGCCTGCGGTGGGTGCACGTCGACGACGCGGCGCTCGCGTTCGTGCGCGAGTCGGCCGACGAGACGGTCCTGGTGATCGCGTCGCGCGGCGATCTCGACGTGTCGCTGCCGGCGGGCGCGCTGCCGGATGCGGATGCCGCCGAGGCGCTGTTCGGCGAGGCGACGCTCGCTGTCGCCGATGACGGCTCGGTGCTGCTGTCGGCCGAGGGGCCGGCGTTCGCCGTGTGGGCGCTTCCCGGCGTCGTGGTGCCGTGATGGTGAGTCCGGAGCGGTTCGAGGCGCTGAGCGCCGGACTCGCGGAGGGCGTGCGCGCACGCGACGGTCTCATCGGGCTCGTGCTGCTCGGATCGGCGTCGGATGAGGCATCCGCCCGTCGCGACGAGTGGTCCGATCACGACTTCTTCGCGATCGTCGAGGACGGTCGGGGCGCGCAGGTTCGCCCCGACCTGTCGTGGCTGCCCGATCGGGAGCACATCGTGCTCACGGCGCGTGAGGGCGAGATCGGCTTCGTCGCGGTGTACGACGACGGGCACGTGTTCGAGTTCGCCTTCTCGGAGGCGGGCGAGCTCGCGGGCGCGGCCGCCGGCGACGCGACGGTGGTCGTCGACGACGAGCGCGGCACCACGACCGAGCTCATCGAACGAGCGCGAGCCCGCGCCGATGCCGCCGATCGCTTCGACCCCGCGAACGACGCGCGGCTCGTGCTCGTGAAGCTTCTCATCGGCGTCGGACGCGTGCGTCGTGGCGAGGTGCTCAACGGCGGCCAGCTCATCCGGCAGTGGGCGGTGCAGCACCTCGTGCGGGCGATCCGGGGCAGGTTCGCCGCGGCATCCGGACCCCTTCGCGACACGATCGACCCGGTGCGGCGGTTCGAGCGGGACTTCCCGGAGTGGGGTGTGCGCATCACGGCGGCGCTCGAGCGTCCGGCGGAGGAGGCCGCACGTGAGCTGTTCGCGTTCACGCGCGAGGTGCTCGAACCGGGGTGGGATGATTTCCCGTCGCGGGCGGCGGATGCGGTGGCGAAGCGACTGCGCTGGGAGAAGTTGTCCACAGGCTATTGACGACAGGTGACGCCGGGTATCGGCATCCGTCACACTGAGTCCCATGGGATCAGCGTTGACCACCATCGGATTGCCCGTCGCCCTCGGCATCATCATGTTCGGCCTGGGCCTGAGTCTGACTCCGGGCGACTTCGCCCGGGTCGTCAAGCAGCCGAAGGCGGTGATCATCGCGCTCGTGTGCCAGCTCATCCTGCTTCCCGCGATCTGCTTAGGCCTCGTGCTGCTGTTCCAGCTCCCGCCCGTGCTCGCCGTCGGCATGATGATGCTCGCCGCCTCGCCCGGCGGCACCACCGCAAACCTCTACAGTCACCTGTTCCGAGGTGACGTCGCCCTCAACATCTCGCTCACCGCCGTCAACTCGGTCATCGCGGTCGTGACTCTGCCGATCATCACGAACCTCGCGATCGCGTACTTCAACCCGTTCGACGACCAGCTCGGACTGCAGTGGTCCAAGGCGCTCGAGGTGTTCGCGATCGTGCTGCTGCCGGTCGCGCTCGGAATGGTGGTGCGCCACTTCTGGCCGAAGTTCGCGAAGGCGATGGACAAGCCCGTGCGCATCGCGTCGATCATCATCCTCATCGTCGTGATCGCCGGCGCGGTCGCCTCGAACTGGGATCTGCTCGTCGCCAACTTCGGACGACTCGCGGCCATCACCGTCGTCTTCTGCCTCATCAGCCTCGCGGTCGGGTACTGG
Proteins encoded:
- a CDS encoding alpha-amylase, encoding MPRPARLAGASVVALALGLAGCSATPSTPESAAPDVGVQLFQLPWTSIAEECETTLGPNGFAWVLTSPPNEHIARDEWWASYQPVSYELETRLGTRDEFADMVARCDAAGVDVIADAVINHMTGQDAPGAGWAGTPYEHYEYPGLYTAGDFHRCGLTSNDDIQDYDSREQVQTCELVNLADLDTSSETVRGTIVAYLEDLLSLGVAGFRIDAAKHMTAEDVEAIVGALPEDTRIVSEVIRGGGEPIVPEEYAEFGEVFEFTYARDLAPPLESGVFSDPELEGDRPLHVPAGGAIVFVDNHDTERGEADVTYRDGPLYVIANALMLADDYGTPVVYSGYAYSDRDAGAPTDADGRVLGASCAGVSGPVEDYDDGDRTCVHAWTAIVGMLEFRAFAGDAPRLAGVDEGDAYGFEREGRGVVAVNVGAEPATVTIPTSLPAGEYRDVITGATRTVADGRVVFDLEPLGVAAIHIGAPTAGI
- a CDS encoding alpha-amylase family glycosyl hydrolase codes for the protein MTTLMPHHDGSPLYVSNLAPDLGETVTVRLRVPAGYGPLSAVRTRSNPDHEPEWTDAAPLGSADGWEWWEASVTVRNRRHGYRWLLVHEDGTVEWLNQTGLHTIETLDAEDFALVAHPAPPAWLFDSVMYQIFPDRFARSAQADQRPMPDWAILAKWDDPVDPVLPGRSHQFYGGDLDGIVERLDHLVELGVNLLYLTPVFPAASNHRYDASSFDRVDPLLGGDEALVRLVEAAHARGIRVIGDLTSNHSGDRHEWFQAALGHPGAPEGDFYYFTNDDNTEYESWLGTPTLPKFNWASEELRRRFIAGPDSVVAKWLKPPFHSDGWRIDVANMTGRLGDIDLNAEVRQLLRRTMEEINPDTILLAESTNDAATDLQGDGWHGAMTYPSFTRPLWGWLCEPTGEPYLTAEGELRSDPWFFGQPIGGMPRYTAKQFADAVVRFTGSIPWRVRLGNMQALDTHDTGRFATHAAAGTVPVAVGLSMTLPGVPVLFAGDEYGLEGVDGEMSRTPMPWGTEEEPDAAARLALYRDLIRLRREHPVLGTGGLRWVHVDDAALAFVRESADETVLVIASRGDLDVSLPAGALPDADAAEALFGEATLAVADDGSVLLSAEGPAFAVWALPGVVVP
- a CDS encoding bile acid:sodium symporter family protein, whose translation is MTTIGLPVALGIIMFGLGLSLTPGDFARVVKQPKAVIIALVCQLILLPAICLGLVLLFQLPPVLAVGMMMLAASPGGTTANLYSHLFRGDVALNISLTAVNSVIAVVTLPIITNLAIAYFNPFDDQLGLQWSKALEVFAIVLLPVALGMVVRHFWPKFAKAMDKPVRIASIIILIVVIAGAVASNWDLLVANFGRLAAITVVFCLISLAVGYWAPRVFRIGRRQSIASSFEIGIHNATLAIVIAQSVLGSTELSLPAAVYGVLMFFIAFGFGFIIRERETTDAEAETEPEETAASTT